A part of Salmo salar chromosome ssa18, Ssal_v3.1, whole genome shotgun sequence genomic DNA contains:
- the LOC106576911 gene encoding WW domain binding protein 1-like isoform X1, with amino-acid sequence MLHSTTPVIHAVQKKEKLNTKFFLTCPPLVASLLFLSPAHFVGFVIPAESIDGTMALLLEITQSRLVCHGDNNQSYVCGSDHCCGESQCCSYYYELWWFWLVWTLIIILMCCCVSQHRRYKQSFQQQRRQNEINLIVYREAHNNTQHLPFYLRFLPDYMLPTYEEVVDSTATPPPPYSPPPVSLSVHPAP; translated from the exons ATGCTGCATTCAACCACTCCAGTGATCCATGCAGTGCAAAAAAAGGAAAAGCTCAACACAAAATTCTTCCTGACTTGCCCTCCTTTGGtcgcctccctcctcttcctctctcctgcaCATTTTGTTGGGTTTGTTATCCCAGCCGAGAGCATTGATGGGACCATGGCATTGTTGCTGGAAATTACACAG AGCAGGTTGGTGTGCCATGGAGACAACAACCAGAGTTATGTGTGTGGATCAGACCACTGCTGTGGAGAGTCTCAGTGCTGCAGCTACTACTATGAGCTGTGGT GGTTCTGGTTGGTGTGGACTCTCATCATCATATTAATGTGCTGCTGTGTGTCTCAGCACCGGCGGTACAAGCAGAGCTTCCAGCAGCAGAGGAGACAGAATGAGATCAACCTCATTGTATACAGAGAGGCCCACAACAACACACAGCATCTCCCCTTCTATCTCA GATTCCTGCCTGACTACATGCTACCAACCTATGAGGAGGTAGTTGACAGCACTgccactcctccccctccctacAGTCCCCCTCCAGTTAGCCTCTCTGTCCACCCAGCACCCTGA
- the LOC106576911 gene encoding WW domain binding protein 1-like isoform X2 produces MGPWHCCWKLHRLVCHGDNNQSYVCGSDHCCGESQCCSYYYELWWFWLVWTLIIILMCCCVSQHRRYKQSFQQQRRQNEINLIVYREAHNNTQHLPFYLRFLPDYMLPTYEEVVDSTATPPPPYSPPPVSLSVHPAP; encoded by the exons ATGGGACCATGGCATTGTTGCTGGAAATTACACAG GTTGGTGTGCCATGGAGACAACAACCAGAGTTATGTGTGTGGATCAGACCACTGCTGTGGAGAGTCTCAGTGCTGCAGCTACTACTATGAGCTGTGGT GGTTCTGGTTGGTGTGGACTCTCATCATCATATTAATGTGCTGCTGTGTGTCTCAGCACCGGCGGTACAAGCAGAGCTTCCAGCAGCAGAGGAGACAGAATGAGATCAACCTCATTGTATACAGAGAGGCCCACAACAACACACAGCATCTCCCCTTCTATCTCA GATTCCTGCCTGACTACATGCTACCAACCTATGAGGAGGTAGTTGACAGCACTgccactcctccccctccctacAGTCCCCCTCCAGTTAGCCTCTCTGTCCACCCAGCACCCTGA
- the cyp17a1 gene encoding steroid 17-alpha-hydroxylase/17,20 lyase: MAWFLCMCVFSVVGLGLLLLQEKLRRSLETRGGPPGLPAFPLIGSLLSLRSNQAPHVLFQKLQQKYGQTYSLMMGAHTVIVVNHHQHAKEVLLKKGKIFAGRPRTVTTDVLTRDGKDIAFADYGATWRFHRKTVHGALCMFGEGSASIEKIICREALSLCDTLGESGRASLDLSSELTRAVTNVVCSLCFSSSYCRGDPEFEAMLQFSQGIVDTVAKDSLVDIFPWLQVFPNADLRLLKQCVSIRDKLLQKKYEEHKSDYSDHEQRDLLDALLRAKRSAENNNTAEITTETVGLSEDHLLMTVGDIFGAGVETTSTVLKWAIAYLIHHPQVQKRIQEELDSVVGGDRPPQLSDRGNLPYLEATIREVLRIRPVAPLLIPHVAQTDTSIGKFTVRKGARIIINLWSLHHDEKEWKNPEMFDPGRFLNEEGTGLCIPSPSYLPFGAGVRVCLGEALAKMEIFLFLSWILQRLTMTVSPGQPLPSLEGKFGVVLQPVKYKVNATPRAGWEKSHLQTS, from the exons ATGGCGTGGtttttgtgcatgtgtgtattcTCTGTGGTCGGGCTGGGTCTACTGCTCTTGCAGGAGAAACTTCGAAGGTCCCTGGAGACCAGAGGGGGCCCCCCGGGCCTGCCCGCGTTCCCACTCATCGGGAGCCTGTTGAGCTTGCGAAGCAATCAGGCACCGCATGTCCTCTTCCAGAAGCTGCAGCAGAAGTATGGACAGACCTATTCTCTCATGATGGgcgcacacacagtcatcgttGTCAACCACCACCAGCACGCCAAAGAGGTCCTCCTTAAAAAGGGGAAAATCTTTGCAGGGAGACCCAGAACA GTAACCACAGATGTGTTGACGAGGGACGGTAAAGATATTGCCTTTGCAGACTACGGTGCAACTTGGAGATTTCATCGTAAAACAGTGCATGGAGCCTTGTGTATGTTTGGTGAGGGCTCTGCCTCCATCGAGAAGATTA tctgtAGGGAAGCCCTCTCCCTGTGTGACACTCTGGGAGAGTCAGGCAGAGCATCGTTGGACTTGTCCTCAGAGCTGACAAGAGCTGTCACCAACGTGGTCTGCTCTCTCTGCTTCAGCTCCTCCTATTGCCGCGGCGACCCCGAGTTTGAGGCCATGCTGCAGTTCAGCCAGGGCATAGTGGATACGGTCGCTAAGGACAGTCTGGTGGACATCTTCCCATGGCTACAG GTCTTCCCCAACGCAGACCTGCGTCTCCTAAAGCAGTGTGTGTCAATCAGAGACAAGCTGCTTCAGAAGAAATACGAGGAACACAAG TCGGACTACAGCGATCATGAACAGAGAGACCTGCTGGACGCCCTGCTAAGGGCCAAACGCAGTGCTGAGAACAACAACACCGCCGAGATCACCACGGAGACCGTGGGCCTTAGTGAAGACCACCTGCTCATGACCGTGGGTGACATATTTGGAGCCGGAGTGGAAACCACGTCAACGGTCCTAAAATGGGCAATTGCCTACCTCATCCACCATCCACAGGTACAAAAGCGAATTCAGGAGGAGCTGGACAGTGTGGTGGGGGGAGACAGACCCCCCCAGCTCAGTGACAGGGGGAACCTGCCCTACCTGGAGGCCACCATTAGAGAGGTGCTACGCATCCGACCTGTTGCCCCTCTACTCATCCCCCATGTAGCCCAAACAgacaccag TATTGGCAAGTTCACTGTCAGGAAAGGAGCTCGCATCATCATCAACTTGTGGTCCCTGCATCACGATGAGAAAGAGTGGAAGAACCCGGAGATGTTTGACCCTG GTCGCTTCCTGAACGAGGAGGGGACAGGTCTGTGCATCCCCTCACCCAGCTACTTGCCGTTTGGGGCAGGGGTGAGAGTGTGTCTGGGGGAGGCGCTGGCTAAGATGGagatcttcctcttcctctcctggaTCCTACAGCGTTTAACTATGACCGTGTCCCCGGGCCAGCCACTGCCCAGCCTGGAAGGAAAGTTTGGGGTGGTCCTCCAGCCGGTCAAATACAAGGTCAATGCCACACCAAGAGCAGGCTGGGAGAAGAGCCATCTCCAGACATCTTAG
- the borcs7 gene encoding BLOC-1-related complex subunit 7, translating into MINVLRLETTLCGLSWFVYKKRFAAMASAEPQPRFGQSVKGLLSDKVGSCSGDVIALTRQVLKGSRSQELLGQAARNMVIQEDAILHSEDSLRKMSIITTHLQYQQEAIQKNVEHSKNLQDQLRHLLK; encoded by the exons ATGATTAATGTGCTGCGATTGGAAACGACATtgtgtggtctatcttggtttgtTTATAAAAAAAGATTTGCTGCAATGGCTTCCGCGGAGCCACAACCACGGTTTGGTCAATCTGTCAAAGGATTATTGTCCGATAAAGTGGGCTCCTGCAGCGGGGATGTGATCGCCCTGACTCGCCAGGTGCTAAAGGGTTCACGGAGTCAAGAG CTCCTGGGACAGGCTGCCAGAAACATGGTCATTCAGGAGGATGCCATTCTGCACTCAGAGGAT AGTTTGAGAAAAATGTCCATCATCACCACCCATTTGCAATATCA ACAAGAGGCCATCCAGAAGAA TGTGGAACACTCCAAAAACCTTCAGGATCAACTGAGGCATTTACTGAAGTGA